One Sporomusaceae bacterium FL31 DNA window includes the following coding sequences:
- a CDS encoding GntR family transcriptional regulator, translating into MERRLSPIKLDSYQPLREVVCETLRDSIRNGVLQPGERLMEIQLAEELGVSRTPVREAIRKLELEGYVIMLPRRGTYVANLSIKDINEVFEIRTALDVLATGLAAERITEEELEQLERLLVQIGEYIEQNDMEKIVEIDTQFHDILYRASRNDRLVGIINNLREQLTRFRSISMSYPGRLKKTLEEHSRMVEAIAQRDVELAQRLAVEHMENSEQTLLLDMHELAKE; encoded by the coding sequence ATGGAACGAAGACTATCGCCAATTAAATTGGATAGTTATCAACCGTTGCGCGAAGTGGTTTGCGAAACCCTTCGGGATTCAATCCGCAATGGTGTGTTACAACCAGGCGAACGGTTAATGGAAATTCAACTGGCCGAGGAGCTGGGCGTGAGCCGGACTCCGGTGCGTGAAGCCATCCGGAAGCTGGAACTGGAAGGATATGTGATCATGCTGCCGCGGCGCGGTACCTATGTTGCCAATCTCTCCATCAAGGATATCAATGAAGTTTTTGAAATCCGTACCGCTCTGGATGTTTTGGCAACAGGACTTGCTGCTGAAAGAATTACTGAAGAGGAACTCGAACAGCTGGAGCGTTTGCTGGTGCAAATCGGCGAATATATTGAACAAAATGATATGGAAAAGATTGTCGAGATTGATACGCAATTCCATGACATTTTATATCGCGCCAGTCGAAATGACCGTCTTGTTGGTATTATTAATAACTTACGTGAACAACTCACCCGGTTTCGTTCGATTTCGATGTCCTATCCTGGCCGATTGAAAAAAACACTGGAAGAACATAGCCGAATGGTAGAAGCAATCGCTCAACGGGATGTAGAGCTTGCTCAAAGGCTGGCTGTTGAACATATGGAAAACTCTGAACAAACATTGCTGCTGGATATGCACGAACTTGCAAAAGAATAG
- a CDS encoding chemotaxis protein CheW yields the protein MEELKTEDLQLVVFRLATEEYGLPITKVQEINRLTPITKLPQTPVFMEGVINLRGRIIPVIDLRKRFALAVETYTDDTRIIVVEFNGQTIGVIVDAVTEVVRLAAVNIEPPPNNSVLDARYIQGVGKLENRLLILLDADQIFTSQEEFALKQVNG from the coding sequence ATGGAGGAATTAAAAACTGAAGATTTGCAGTTGGTTGTTTTTCGGCTGGCTACTGAAGAATATGGCTTGCCAATTACCAAGGTTCAAGAAATTAATCGTTTAACACCTATTACAAAACTTCCTCAGACACCGGTTTTTATGGAAGGGGTTATCAATCTGCGGGGGCGGATCATTCCAGTTATCGATTTGCGGAAGCGCTTTGCGTTAGCGGTCGAAACCTACACAGATGATACCAGGATTATTGTGGTGGAATTTAACGGCCAAACCATTGGCGTTATTGTGGATGCTGTTACCGAAGTGGTGCGTTTAGCAGCGGTTAACATTGAGCCACCCCCAAATAACTCAGTGCTTGATGCACGCTATATTCAGGGGGTTGGTAAGCTGGAGAATCGTCTGCTCATTCTGCTTGATGCGGATCAAATTTTTACCAGCCAGGAAGAATTTGCGTTAAAGCAAGTGAATGGTTAA
- the cphB gene encoding cyanophycinase produces MLEKASGKLLIIGGNEDKYGDCTVLRKFIELAGGRKARIAVMTTATELPREVGDEYRLIFSDLGAETVSVLNIDNREEAGDRHLVAELEQADGIFFTGGDQLRLTSILGGSAVDGAIRRAFRNGTIIAGTSAGASVMSHTMIVGGDSSDTPKKSALSMAHGMGLIDEVVIDQHFAQRGRINRLLAAVSQNPHVLGIGVDEDTALLVSPDGKCEIVGSQTVTILDGKNIMYSNISELKRLDPLAISNVVLHILAPGYGYDLRSRKPYIIR; encoded by the coding sequence ATGCTGGAAAAAGCTTCAGGAAAACTGCTGATTATCGGTGGTAATGAGGACAAGTATGGTGACTGCACTGTCTTACGGAAATTTATTGAACTGGCGGGCGGCCGTAAGGCCCGTATTGCTGTAATGACAACTGCGACCGAACTTCCGCGCGAAGTTGGTGATGAATATCGGTTAATATTTTCGGATTTAGGTGCTGAGACAGTTAGTGTCTTAAATATTGACAATCGTGAAGAAGCCGGTGATCGGCATCTGGTAGCAGAGCTAGAGCAGGCTGATGGGATTTTCTTTACTGGCGGTGATCAGCTGCGACTGACCAGTATCTTAGGCGGTTCGGCAGTAGATGGAGCTATTCGGCGAGCTTTTCGCAATGGAACCATTATTGCGGGTACAAGTGCTGGAGCCTCGGTAATGAGCCATACCATGATTGTGGGCGGTGACTCCAGTGATACGCCGAAAAAATCCGCTTTGAGCATGGCCCATGGGATGGGGCTTATCGATGAGGTTGTGATTGATCAGCATTTTGCTCAACGTGGCAGAATTAACCGTTTGCTGGCAGCCGTTTCACAAAATCCCCATGTACTGGGCATTGGCGTTGATGAAGATACGGCCTTGCTGGTGTCTCCTGATGGGAAGTGCGAGATTGTTGGTTCTCAGACAGTAACCATACTGGACGGAAAGAATATCATGTACTCCAATATTTCTGAATTAAAACGGTTGGATCCATTAGCTATTTCTAATGTAGTTCTTCACATTTTGGCACCAGGTTATGGCTATGATCTTCGGAGCCGCAAACCTTATATCATTCGTTAA
- the ispE gene encoding 4-diphosphocytidyl-2-C-methyl-D-erythritol kinase, whose translation MLTVSANAKINLTLDILAKRADGYHEVVMIMQAIDLADQLTLREQAEGITVTTDLPGLAGDQSNLAYRAAALIKSTLNIQAGIHIELNKKIPMAAGLAGGSSDAAAVLLGLNSLWKLGLSSDELSKLGAALGSDVPFCLKGGTMLASGRGEVLTPIDALPQTYVVLAKPKVSVSTAWVYQNYRPEAVSVHPDTPGMLQCLQKQDLEGVAGRLCNVLESVTIPEHPQIGQIKAWMREYGAMASLMSGSGPTVFGLTPDPEKADYIATKLEKLSQAQIIVAKTVAEMRGENGTKTIAN comes from the coding sequence ATGTTAACAGTATCAGCGAATGCGAAAATCAATTTAACGCTCGATATTTTGGCTAAACGTGCCGATGGCTACCATGAGGTCGTCATGATTATGCAAGCCATTGATTTGGCTGATCAGCTGACCTTGCGCGAGCAAGCTGAGGGAATCACGGTTACTACCGATCTTCCCGGTTTAGCTGGTGATCAGAGCAATTTGGCTTATCGGGCGGCAGCATTGATTAAAAGTACTTTAAATATTCAGGCTGGAATACATATTGAACTAAATAAAAAAATTCCGATGGCAGCTGGTCTGGCAGGGGGAAGTTCTGATGCAGCCGCAGTTTTACTTGGCCTTAATTCTTTATGGAAACTCGGTCTTTCTTCCGATGAACTAAGTAAGCTGGGCGCGGCATTAGGATCAGATGTACCGTTTTGTCTGAAGGGCGGAACCATGTTAGCAAGTGGGCGGGGCGAAGTTCTTACACCAATTGATGCTTTGCCACAAACTTATGTTGTATTGGCGAAACCCAAGGTTAGTGTTTCTACGGCCTGGGTTTATCAAAACTATCGTCCGGAAGCAGTCTCTGTTCATCCTGATACTCCGGGAATGCTGCAATGTCTTCAAAAGCAGGATCTGGAAGGCGTTGCCGGCAGATTGTGCAATGTATTGGAAAGCGTTACAATTCCTGAGCATCCGCAAATAGGGCAAATTAAAGCCTGGATGCGTGAGTATGGGGCGATGGCCAGCTTAATGTCTGGCAGTGGACCTACTGTATTTGGGCTTACTCCGGATCCGGAAAAGGCTGATTATATTGCGACTAAATTAGAAAAATTGAGCCAAGCCCAGATCATTGTGGCTAAAACTGTGGCTGAAATGAGGGGAGAAAATGGAACGAAGACTATCGCCAATTAA
- a CDS encoding ligand-binding protein SH3, producing MDDELRASGSTTASNTTSSSGVTTVDSADVICGCPEPGPETIEVEQVLAAEMRQKVVEFDMFVPEQKPDIEQVVDVYVKDVCIKTVDIIPNKVIIRGDLEVKVMYVADLPDQPVHAFEKKRIRFTRDIDVDGAEQDMKATADVQVEYVDYDFHRRHDNRKVHITVVLKFWTRVLTTTEMDVYALSPIDEVGIFESTTASTSSDDSVSASSFNDETVSATQTGGGQIEAFSPDNMLITGPLTSTAGTNLSINGTMGAVSGNNVNVRTGPGTNFPSVKKVNQGESVTIKEQAFGWYRVVLSDGSTTGWIASWLVNTGSGTTTGAKG from the coding sequence ATGGATGATGAATTAAGGGCTTCTGGCTCAACTACGGCTTCTAATACCACTTCCTCATCAGGAGTAACAACAGTTGACAGTGCTGATGTCATTTGCGGCTGCCCCGAACCGGGCCCTGAAACCATTGAGGTAGAACAGGTGCTGGCTGCAGAAATGCGCCAGAAGGTTGTTGAGTTTGATATGTTCGTTCCTGAGCAAAAACCTGATATTGAGCAGGTCGTTGATGTTTATGTAAAAGATGTCTGCATTAAAACTGTGGATATTATTCCTAATAAAGTTATCATCCGCGGTGATTTAGAAGTCAAGGTCATGTATGTGGCGGATTTACCTGATCAGCCTGTGCATGCTTTTGAGAAAAAGCGTATCCGGTTTACTCGCGACATCGATGTGGATGGCGCTGAGCAGGATATGAAAGCAACTGCTGATGTGCAAGTAGAATATGTTGACTATGATTTCCATCGTCGTCATGATAATCGTAAAGTGCATATTACGGTTGTTCTGAAATTCTGGACCCGGGTACTTACCACAACCGAGATGGATGTGTATGCACTTTCACCCATTGATGAAGTTGGTATATTTGAAAGTACAACCGCAAGTACCTCGTCAGATGATTCGGTTTCAGCATCAAGCTTTAATGATGAAACAGTCTCAGCCACTCAAACTGGCGGTGGTCAAATTGAAGCCTTCAGTCCGGACAATATGCTGATTACTGGTCCGCTTACCTCTACGGCAGGCACCAACCTATCCATTAACGGCACAATGGGTGCTGTATCTGGGAATAATGTTAATGTTCGTACTGGTCCTGGAACTAACTTCCCGTCAGTGAAAAAAGTTAACCAGGGCGAATCCGTTACCATTAAAGAACAGGCTTTTGGCTGGTATCGAGTGGTATTATCGGATGGTTCAACGACTGGCTGGATTGCAAGCTGGCTTGTTAATACAGGCAGCGGTACAACAACTGGCGCAAAAGGATAA
- a CDS encoding L,D-transpeptidase — protein sequence MNIRTLYLPHRLSDVSWHEEESHPILATIQQLLTERGLYDAAINSTFDTLTREAIIQFQELEGLPATGLVDPLTYCRLQPAALSQVAPKEPIRRAVTAVARANILITKSSRTLTLFNGNSPLRHYPIAIGKPSTPTPLGNYAIATKIVNPGGILGTRWMGLNYDAYGIHGTIRPWLIGQMVSNGCIRMHNHNAEELFALVNLGCPVYIRD from the coding sequence GTGAATATACGTACATTGTATCTTCCGCACCGCTTGTCCGATGTATCCTGGCATGAAGAAGAAAGCCACCCCATTTTAGCAACCATTCAACAATTGCTTACCGAACGCGGCCTATATGACGCAGCGATTAATAGCACTTTTGACACGCTAACCCGTGAGGCCATTATTCAGTTTCAAGAATTGGAAGGCCTGCCGGCAACAGGCCTTGTTGATCCGCTGACCTATTGTCGCCTGCAGCCAGCTGCATTAAGTCAGGTTGCCCCAAAAGAACCAATACGGCGTGCGGTGACCGCCGTCGCGCGCGCAAATATTCTCATTACCAAATCCAGCCGCACACTTACTCTATTCAATGGCAACAGTCCTTTGCGCCATTATCCGATTGCCATCGGTAAGCCCTCTACGCCAACACCGTTAGGCAACTACGCCATTGCCACAAAAATTGTTAATCCTGGCGGCATTCTCGGCACCCGCTGGATGGGGTTAAACTATGACGCTTACGGAATACACGGTACCATTCGCCCCTGGCTAATCGGCCAAATGGTATCCAACGGGTGTATCCGAATGCATAATCATAATGCCGAAGAGCTATTTGCGCTTGTTAACCTGGGCTGTCCGGTCTACATCCGGGATTAA
- the purR_2 gene encoding pur operon repressor yields the protein MIKVRRIERIVALTKMLVDMPGRLFSLGHFSNLFGAAKSTLSEDMVTIKEAMQQFGLGTLETVSGAAGGVRFIPKRSDQAVNELLHDLAAKLAEPERIIQGGFLYMTDILFNPALMVQIGEVFRKQLGHLAPDYIMTVETKGIPLALMTARAFDLPLVIVRQGSKVTEGPAVSINYVTGSSKRIQTMSLPRRAIQAGSKVLVIDDFMKAGGTARGIMDLAGEVGVEVVGTGVLVATAEPAQKLVQDYLALLILHDVDQYTKKIDIRPALDFD from the coding sequence ATGATTAAAGTGCGGCGCATCGAGCGGATTGTTGCCTTAACTAAAATGCTGGTGGATATGCCGGGGCGATTGTTTTCGCTAGGTCATTTCAGCAACCTGTTTGGCGCAGCTAAATCCACCTTAAGTGAAGATATGGTGACCATCAAAGAGGCTATGCAGCAGTTTGGTCTGGGGACTTTGGAAACAGTCTCCGGGGCTGCAGGCGGCGTTCGGTTTATTCCCAAACGGTCTGACCAGGCTGTTAACGAATTATTGCATGATTTGGCCGCGAAGTTAGCTGAGCCGGAACGGATTATTCAGGGCGGATTTTTATACATGACCGATATTTTATTTAATCCAGCCCTCATGGTTCAGATTGGTGAGGTTTTCCGCAAACAATTGGGTCATTTGGCTCCTGATTATATTATGACTGTAGAAACAAAAGGAATACCGCTGGCGCTGATGACGGCCAGAGCCTTCGATTTACCGCTGGTCATTGTTCGGCAAGGCAGCAAGGTGACCGAAGGTCCGGCAGTCAGTATTAACTATGTGACCGGCTCCTCTAAGCGTATTCAAACCATGTCATTGCCACGGCGAGCGATACAAGCCGGGTCTAAAGTGCTGGTCATTGATGACTTTATGAAAGCAGGCGGTACGGCGCGCGGGATCATGGATCTGGCAGGTGAGGTGGGGGTCGAAGTTGTAGGTACCGGAGTGCTTGTTGCCACCGCTGAACCAGCCCAGAAATTAGTTCAGGATTATTTAGCATTGCTTATTTTGCATGATGTGGATCAATATACGAAAAAAATAGATATTCGGCCAGCCTTAGATTTTGACTAA
- the cphA gene encoding cyanophycin synthetase, which produces MQILQMRILQGPNMFSYKPVLWLKLALGQYDNVPSHAIPGFVQRLLLLLPGLQEHHCSRERIGGFVERLHEGTYLAHIFEHVMLELQNMAGHKVGFGKARSTTQQGIYDVVVSFKCQAAVRQSAYVAENVLKAAIENIPFSIEEGIASIKAASEKYQLGPSTKAIYDAAVARNIPVRRYADENLLMLGYGRFCKRTWATITDQTSALGTDLVSDKYLTSRLLEDHGIPVPRNTVVTDVVQAVKALNFLGSSVVVKPLTGNHGNGVTIDIRTEAEVERAYHIAREYDENVLVEEFIPGRQYRMCVVNGKMVAAAERIPAYVIGDGQHTVVELVELVNSDPSRGDGHAKALTKIQIDAVAITVLAKQNLSPQSIPSLKQVVRIRDSANLSTGGTAVDVTSIVHPDNIRLVERAARVVGLDVAGIDLVAVDITNPVLLGNGAVIEVNAAPGIRMHHHPAAGKARNVAEHIVDYLFPDNSDGRIPIIAITGTNGKTTVTRMISYIWQQAGYHVGMTTTDGIFVNGQCILNGDTTGPDSARIILADPQVDVAVLETARGGIVRGGLAFDQCDIGIVTNITEDHLGQDGIESLEDLAYIKSLVLETVRPDGTVLINADDPYAATLSARVQSEIMYFSIEPNNIVIRRHLGAGGKAVFVKDGTVYVACGGLARPIVEVNDIPATLNGMALHNLQNAVIAASACYCSKVPVNYIRQGLSKFAQNPGRLTMFTVGAFRVCVDYGHNPAGYQALISTARRMGVTRLVGVIAAPGDRREDVTLNIGKIAGRGFDYLYIKEDSDLRGRQFGETAEILRRGALEAGFSTEKIATILPEAEAVRQALENAKPGDLVIVFYEKYDTVINVINDFAERLSSEQGLQHRTLKLEHVVVAGAKNI; this is translated from the coding sequence ATGCAGATATTACAGATGCGTATTCTGCAAGGCCCTAATATGTTCAGTTATAAACCGGTTTTATGGCTGAAGCTGGCTTTAGGGCAATATGACAATGTACCGAGTCATGCTATTCCCGGATTTGTACAGCGGCTGTTGTTATTATTACCAGGATTACAGGAACACCACTGTTCAAGAGAACGGATTGGCGGTTTTGTTGAGCGTTTGCATGAGGGGACTTATCTAGCGCATATTTTCGAGCATGTAATGCTTGAACTGCAAAATATGGCAGGACACAAAGTTGGTTTCGGCAAAGCACGGTCTACAACGCAACAGGGTATTTATGATGTGGTGGTCAGTTTTAAATGCCAGGCGGCAGTTCGTCAGAGTGCTTATGTAGCGGAGAATGTGCTCAAGGCTGCGATTGAGAATATTCCTTTTTCAATTGAAGAAGGGATAGCCAGCATTAAAGCAGCCAGTGAAAAATATCAGCTTGGCCCTAGTACAAAGGCCATTTATGATGCTGCAGTGGCCCGTAATATTCCAGTGCGGCGCTATGCTGATGAAAATTTGCTGATGCTGGGCTACGGACGGTTCTGTAAACGGACTTGGGCTACTATTACCGATCAAACCAGTGCACTGGGAACAGATTTGGTTTCTGATAAATATCTGACCAGCCGATTGCTCGAAGATCATGGAATTCCGGTGCCCAGAAATACTGTTGTCACTGATGTGGTACAAGCGGTAAAGGCCTTGAATTTCCTCGGCAGTTCAGTAGTCGTCAAACCGTTGACCGGTAATCACGGCAATGGTGTAACCATTGATATCCGGACTGAAGCCGAGGTGGAGCGGGCGTATCATATTGCCAGAGAATATGATGAGAATGTACTTGTCGAAGAGTTTATCCCTGGTCGTCAATATCGCATGTGTGTGGTTAATGGAAAAATGGTGGCAGCAGCGGAACGCATTCCAGCTTATGTTATTGGTGATGGGCAGCATACTGTTGTAGAGCTGGTGGAACTGGTTAATTCTGACCCTTCCCGTGGCGATGGACATGCGAAAGCACTAACCAAAATCCAAATTGACGCGGTGGCCATCACGGTGCTGGCCAAGCAAAATCTTTCTCCTCAGTCCATTCCTAGTTTAAAACAAGTGGTACGCATCAGAGATAGTGCTAATTTAAGTACCGGCGGTACCGCTGTTGATGTGACCAGCATCGTCCATCCGGATAACATCAGGCTTGTCGAGAGAGCAGCCCGGGTCGTCGGTCTTGATGTGGCTGGAATCGACTTGGTTGCTGTGGATATTACCAATCCGGTTTTACTCGGCAATGGTGCTGTCATTGAAGTCAACGCTGCACCGGGAATTCGCATGCATCATCATCCTGCAGCGGGAAAAGCCCGCAATGTTGCGGAGCATATTGTCGATTATCTTTTTCCAGACAACTCGGATGGGAGAATTCCCATTATTGCGATTACCGGTACCAATGGAAAAACCACAGTCACTCGCATGATCAGTTATATTTGGCAGCAGGCCGGCTATCATGTGGGAATGACGACAACGGACGGTATTTTCGTTAATGGGCAATGTATTTTAAATGGTGATACAACGGGGCCTGATAGTGCCAGAATTATTTTAGCGGATCCTCAGGTGGATGTCGCTGTACTGGAAACCGCGCGCGGTGGGATTGTGCGGGGCGGTTTGGCGTTTGATCAATGTGATATTGGTATTGTGACTAATATTACTGAAGACCATTTAGGTCAGGATGGAATTGAGAGCTTAGAAGATTTGGCTTATATCAAATCGCTGGTATTAGAAACAGTCCGTCCGGACGGAACGGTGCTGATTAATGCCGATGATCCTTACGCCGCTACCTTATCGGCGCGTGTTCAATCTGAAATTATGTATTTTAGTATTGAACCGAATAATATTGTCATTCGCCGTCATTTAGGTGCAGGTGGCAAAGCTGTGTTTGTTAAAGACGGGACGGTCTATGTCGCTTGTGGCGGCTTAGCAAGGCCCATTGTCGAAGTCAATGATATTCCGGCAACTTTGAATGGGATGGCGCTGCATAATTTGCAAAATGCCGTGATTGCCGCTTCAGCCTGTTATTGTTCGAAAGTGCCTGTCAATTATATCCGGCAGGGATTATCGAAATTTGCTCAGAATCCTGGACGGTTAACCATGTTCACAGTAGGCGCTTTCCGGGTATGTGTCGATTACGGCCATAATCCGGCAGGCTATCAGGCGTTGATTAGTACAGCCCGCCGGATGGGTGTTACGCGCCTGGTGGGCGTCATTGCAGCACCTGGTGACCGGCGGGAAGATGTTACGCTGAATATCGGCAAAATTGCCGGACGGGGCTTTGATTATCTTTATATTAAAGAAGATAGTGATCTAAGAGGGCGGCAGTTTGGCGAGACCGCAGAAATATTACGTCGCGGTGCCCTTGAAGCCGGCTTCTCAACAGAGAAGATTGCTACTATTTTGCCAGAAGCCGAGGCCGTACGCCAAGCCTTGGAAAACGCAAAACCTGGTGACTTGGTCATCGTCTTTTATGAGAAATATGATACCGTTATCAATGTGATCAACGATTTTGCGGAACGCTTGAGTTCTGAGCAAGGGCTGCAGCACCGTACGCTAAAGTTGGAGCATGTCGTTGTTGCTGGTGCTAAAAATATCTAA
- a CDS encoding peptidase: MTNISVGDLVIRKSHGGDIVFKVTEIIVDDESEQRCVLKGMHLRLVADAPVGDLEPIDAEHLRNEIVRMEGMHNDSLKRVMVRRSIEREKLEMTRAESKKYTFFDLPGRVLHLDGDEEYLKMCLKTYNQLNIEAAGRCIDEAKQPEHVLALLQEYRPDILVLTGHDALIGGGKKDLKDINNYRNSKYFVEAVRKARSFEPSRDDLVIFAGACQSYFEAILASGANFASSPTRIFIHAYDPVFIAEKVAFTPINKTVDVSDAITASVTGIEGVGGLETRGKFRLGMPKTPYG, encoded by the coding sequence GTGACGAACATATCTGTTGGTGATCTGGTAATCCGGAAATCACATGGCGGCGATATCGTTTTTAAAGTGACGGAAATTATTGTTGATGATGAAAGTGAACAGCGCTGTGTGCTGAAAGGAATGCATTTACGACTTGTTGCAGATGCTCCAGTTGGTGATTTAGAGCCAATCGATGCTGAACATTTGCGCAATGAAATAGTTCGCATGGAAGGTATGCATAATGACAGTCTGAAGCGAGTGATGGTCAGGCGCAGTATAGAGCGGGAAAAACTTGAGATGACAAGAGCAGAATCAAAAAAGTATACATTTTTTGATTTGCCTGGCCGTGTGCTGCATCTTGATGGTGATGAAGAATATCTGAAAATGTGTTTAAAAACCTACAATCAGTTAAATATTGAGGCCGCCGGACGCTGTATCGATGAAGCGAAGCAACCTGAACATGTCCTCGCCTTATTACAAGAGTACCGACCAGACATTTTGGTCTTGACTGGTCATGACGCTTTAATTGGCGGCGGGAAAAAAGATTTAAAAGATATTAACAATTACCGCAACTCCAAGTATTTTGTCGAGGCTGTCAGAAAAGCGAGGAGCTTTGAGCCATCCCGGGATGATCTGGTTATTTTTGCTGGCGCTTGTCAGTCTTATTTTGAAGCTATTTTAGCTTCGGGTGCTAATTTTGCCAGTTCGCCAACGCGGATCTTCATTCATGCGTATGATCCGGTATTTATTGCCGAGAAGGTGGCTTTCACTCCAATCAATAAAACCGTGGATGTAAGCGATGCGATTACTGCTTCGGTTACAGGAATCGAAGGGGTAGGCGGCTTGGAGACTCGTGGAAAATTCAGATTAGGTATGCCTAAAACTCCTTATGGTTGA
- a CDS encoding 2-hydroxyglutaryl-CoA dehydratase, whose protein sequence is MNAYLGIDVGSVSTNIIVLDQTGAVTDSLYVRTQGRPIMAVQDGLREIQRRNPGLKVTGVGTTGSGRQLTGVIVGADSVKNEITAHAVAAMHLVPDVQTVLEIGGQDSKIIIIRNGVVTDFAMNTVCAAGTGSFLDQQAARLNIPIEQFGIIALESTAQVRIAGRCAVFAESDMIHKQQTGHPIQDILNGLCQALVRNYLNNVGKGKQLTGPILFQGGVAANQGMKRAFEEALGCEVIIPPHYNVMGAVGAALLAREEVAQGKVTAFRGFAAVNSEYIPRSFECSGCANLCEVIELKMDGTVIGRWGDRCGKWSNQVPVALIS, encoded by the coding sequence ATGAATGCATATCTAGGGATCGATGTTGGTTCGGTGAGTACCAATATCATCGTACTTGATCAAACCGGTGCGGTAACCGACAGTCTATATGTACGTACTCAAGGAAGACCGATCATGGCCGTGCAGGATGGTTTGCGAGAGATACAACGGCGCAATCCTGGACTAAAGGTTACAGGTGTAGGAACAACCGGCAGTGGGCGTCAGTTGACCGGTGTTATTGTTGGTGCTGACAGCGTCAAGAATGAAATCACAGCGCATGCTGTTGCGGCCATGCACCTGGTGCCTGATGTGCAGACCGTTCTGGAAATCGGCGGACAGGACTCGAAGATCATTATTATCCGTAATGGCGTGGTGACTGACTTTGCCATGAATACGGTATGTGCGGCTGGAACGGGTTCTTTTTTGGATCAACAGGCGGCTAGGCTCAATATCCCCATTGAGCAATTTGGGATTATTGCGTTAGAATCAACGGCTCAAGTACGTATTGCCGGACGATGTGCTGTTTTTGCCGAATCAGATATGATTCATAAGCAGCAGACTGGGCATCCTATTCAAGATATTCTGAATGGTTTATGTCAGGCTTTGGTCCGAAATTATTTAAATAATGTCGGCAAAGGCAAACAACTCACAGGACCCATCTTGTTTCAGGGCGGGGTTGCAGCCAATCAGGGCATGAAGCGGGCCTTTGAGGAAGCCTTGGGTTGTGAGGTTATCATTCCGCCCCATTACAATGTGATGGGAGCCGTAGGGGCAGCTTTGCTGGCACGTGAAGAAGTGGCGCAGGGAAAGGTTACTGCTTTTCGCGGGTTTGCTGCTGTCAATAGCGAGTATATCCCCCGGAGCTTTGAGTGCAGCGGCTGCGCCAATCTGTGTGAGGTCATTGAACTAAAGATGGATGGCACGGTCATTGGGCGGTGGGGCGATCGCTGCGGGAAATGGAGTAATCAGGTGCCGGTAGCTTTGATAAGCTGA
- a CDS encoding glycosyl transferase — translation MISVVVPAKNEAGRAVTVLQNLGTLPIDHIIFISNGCKDATMYEVLQMRLPKLQIIYFHDCLGIDIPRAIGAKVALSLGSDVVAFVDGDMVGTFNENLMELVDGVLLKHLDMALTNCYPSPPRHIERYNPTFQWRMNLNKELGLEKKIGLATPAHGPHAVSRRFLETLPITELAIPPVSLALARKNKLKIDVATTIPHYRLGSSIKGQLHTNKIIDTIVGDCLEGMATFRDQPRNRQWQNKTYIGYHSERRFDILEHFFNTK, via the coding sequence ATGATTTCTGTGGTTGTCCCAGCAAAGAATGAAGCCGGCCGCGCAGTAACAGTACTGCAAAATCTAGGAACGTTGCCAATAGATCATATTATCTTTATTTCCAATGGCTGCAAAGATGCTACGATGTACGAAGTACTGCAAATGCGACTGCCAAAATTGCAAATCATTTACTTCCACGACTGCCTGGGTATTGATATCCCGCGTGCAATCGGAGCAAAAGTAGCACTTTCTTTAGGAAGTGATGTAGTTGCTTTTGTCGATGGCGACATGGTAGGAACCTTTAATGAGAATCTCATGGAACTAGTTGATGGAGTCTTACTAAAACATCTTGATATGGCTTTAACCAATTGTTATCCATCGCCACCCCGCCATATCGAACGTTACAATCCCACGTTTCAGTGGCGAATGAATTTGAATAAGGAACTTGGTTTAGAAAAAAAAATTGGTCTGGCCACACCAGCGCATGGCCCGCACGCCGTTTCACGTCGTTTCCTGGAAACACTCCCAATTACCGAGCTCGCAATTCCCCCGGTATCTTTAGCACTAGCCCGAAAAAATAAGTTAAAAATTGATGTCGCAACAACCATCCCCCACTACCGGCTTGGGTCCTCAATTAAAGGGCAGCTTCATACCAATAAAATTATTGATACCATTGTAGGCGATTGCCTGGAGGGCATGGCAACTTTTCGGGATCAGCCTCGCAATCGCCAGTGGCAAAACAAAACTTACATAGGATATCACAGTGAGCGCCGCTTTGACATTCTTGAACACTTTTTTAATACAAAATAA